The following coding sequences are from one Pseudomonas oryzae window:
- the bamA gene encoding outer membrane protein assembly factor BamA — translation MKRLLLPAVIAALMTAEVHAESFTITDIRVNGLQRVSAGSVFGALPLNVGDAVDENRLVDATRSLFKTGFFQDIRLGREGNVLVVDVVERPSISAIEIEGNKAIATDDLLKGLKQSGLAEGEIFQQATLEGVRNELQRQYVAQGRYSATIETKVESQPRNRVALKIEINEGSVAAIQHINIVGNKVFSSEELAGLFELRTTNWLSFIRNDDKYSREKLSGDLERLRSYYLDRGYINMDITSTQVSITPDKKHVYVTVNIDEGEKYTIREVRLAGDLRVPEEEVRKLLLVKEGQVFSRKVMTSTSELITRRLGNEGYTFANVNGIPEQHDDDNTVSVTFAVDPGKRAYVNRINFRGNTKTEDEVLRREMRQMEGGWASTYLIDQSKTRLERLGYFKEVNVETPAVPGADDQIDVNYSVEEQPSGSITASVGFAQSAGLILGGSISQSNFLGTGNKVNIGLNRSEYQTRYNFGFVDPYWTEDGVSLGYNMFYRTTDYDDYDVDVSTYSVDSLGAGINLGYPISETSRLTYGLSAQQDDISPGDYTVKEIFDFIEQEGDSYTNFKGSIGWSESTLNRGVFANRGHSQSLQGEITLPGSDLSFYRIDYSGQIFAPLWKKDYALRFHGRLGYADSYGSTSELPFYEHYYAGGFNSVRGFEDSSLGPRSTPNEADPDKDPQAFGGNVLVQGGAELLFPLPFVKDQRSLRTVLFWDVGNVFDTNCSSAQEERGEVGCDLSLSDMASSVGVGLTWLTALGPLSFSLGMPVKEPENSDTQVFQFSLGQTF, via the coding sequence ATGAAACGCTTGCTGCTACCGGCGGTAATTGCCGCGCTGATGACCGCCGAGGTTCACGCCGAGTCCTTCACCATCACCGATATCCGCGTCAATGGCCTGCAACGGGTCTCCGCCGGCAGCGTGTTCGGTGCCCTGCCGCTGAATGTGGGCGATGCGGTCGACGAGAATCGTCTGGTGGACGCCACCCGCTCCCTGTTCAAGACCGGCTTCTTCCAAGACATCCGGCTGGGGCGCGAAGGCAACGTGCTGGTGGTCGACGTGGTCGAGCGACCGTCCATTTCGGCCATCGAGATCGAGGGCAACAAGGCCATCGCCACCGATGACCTGCTCAAGGGCCTGAAGCAGTCCGGCCTCGCCGAAGGCGAGATCTTCCAGCAGGCCACCCTCGAAGGCGTGCGCAACGAGCTGCAGCGCCAGTACGTGGCCCAGGGCCGTTACTCGGCGACCATCGAGACCAAGGTGGAGTCGCAGCCGCGCAACCGTGTGGCCCTGAAGATCGAGATCAACGAAGGTTCGGTCGCCGCCATCCAGCACATCAACATCGTCGGCAACAAGGTGTTCTCCAGCGAGGAGCTGGCCGGCCTGTTCGAGCTGCGTACCACCAACTGGCTGTCGTTCATCCGCAACGACGACAAGTATTCCCGCGAGAAGCTGTCCGGTGACCTCGAGCGCCTGCGTTCCTATTACCTGGATCGCGGCTACATCAACATGGACATCACCTCGACCCAGGTGTCCATCACCCCGGACAAGAAGCACGTTTACGTCACCGTCAATATCGACGAGGGCGAGAAGTACACCATTCGCGAGGTCAGGCTGGCCGGCGATCTGCGCGTCCCGGAAGAGGAAGTGCGCAAGCTGCTGCTGGTCAAGGAAGGCCAGGTGTTCTCGCGCAAGGTGATGACCAGCACTTCCGAGCTGATCACTCGCCGTCTGGGCAACGAGGGCTACACCTTCGCCAACGTCAACGGCATCCCCGAGCAGCATGACGACGACAACACCGTATCGGTGACCTTCGCTGTCGATCCCGGCAAGCGCGCCTACGTCAACCGCATCAACTTCCGCGGCAACACCAAGACCGAGGACGAGGTGCTGCGTCGCGAGATGCGCCAGATGGAAGGCGGCTGGGCCTCGACCTACCTGATCGACCAGTCGAAGACCCGTCTCGAGCGTCTCGGCTACTTCAAGGAAGTCAACGTCGAGACCCCGGCGGTGCCCGGTGCCGACGACCAGATCGACGTCAACTACAGCGTCGAGGAGCAACCCTCCGGCTCGATCACCGCCAGCGTCGGTTTCGCCCAGAGCGCCGGCCTGATCCTCGGCGGCTCGATCAGCCAGAGCAACTTCCTCGGCACCGGCAACAAGGTCAACATCGGCCTGAACCGCAGCGAGTACCAGACCCGCTACAACTTCGGCTTCGTCGACCCCTACTGGACCGAGGACGGCGTCAGCCTCGGCTACAACATGTTCTACCGCACCACCGACTACGACGACTACGACGTCGACGTGTCGACCTACTCGGTGGACAGCCTGGGAGCCGGGATCAACCTCGGCTATCCGATCAGCGAGACCTCGCGCCTGACCTACGGCCTCTCGGCCCAGCAGGACGACATCAGCCCCGGCGACTACACGGTCAAGGAAATCTTCGACTTCATCGAGCAGGAAGGTGACAGCTACACCAACTTCAAGGGCTCGATCGGCTGGTCGGAGTCGACCCTGAACCGCGGCGTGTTCGCCAACCGCGGCCACTCGCAGAGCCTGCAGGGTGAAATCACCCTGCCAGGCAGCGACCTGTCGTTCTATCGCATCGACTACAGCGGGCAGATCTTCGCCCCGCTGTGGAAGAAGGACTACGCGCTGCGTTTCCATGGCCGTCTGGGCTACGCCGACAGCTACGGCTCGACCAGCGAGCTGCCGTTCTACGAGCACTACTACGCCGGCGGCTTCAACTCGGTGCGTGGCTTCGAGGATAGCAGCCTCGGCCCGCGCAGTACCCCGAACGAAGCTGACCCAGACAAGGATCCGCAGGCTTTCGGTGGCAACGTGCTGGTGCAGGGCGGCGCCGAGCTGCTGTTCCCCCTGCCGTTCGTCAAGGATCAGCGATCCCTGCGCACCGTGCTGTTCTGGGACGTGGGCAACGTGTTCGACACCAACTGCAGCAGTGCCCAGGAGGAGCGCGGCGAGGTCGGTTGCGACCTCAGTCTGAGCGACATGGCCAGTTCGGTGGGTGTCGGCCTGACCTGGCTGACCGCACTCGGCCCGCTGAGCTTCAGCCTCGGCATGCCGGTCAAGGAACCGGAGAACTCCGATACCCAGGTATTCCAGTTCTCTCTGGGACAGACTTTCTAA
- the fabZ gene encoding 3-hydroxyacyl-ACP dehydratase FabZ, which translates to MMDINEIREFLPHRYPFLLVDRVVEMDLEEKRIRAYKNVTINEPFFNGHFPGHPIMPGVLIIEAMAQAAGLLGFSMMGAKAAADTLYLYVGSDNLRFRSPVTPGDQLILEARVLSSKRGLWKFECQASVDGKAVCSGEIICAEQKK; encoded by the coding sequence ATGATGGATATCAACGAGATTCGCGAATTCCTGCCGCACCGCTACCCGTTCCTGCTGGTGGACCGGGTGGTGGAGATGGATCTCGAGGAAAAGCGCATCCGCGCCTACAAGAACGTCACCATCAACGAACCGTTCTTCAATGGCCACTTCCCGGGACATCCGATCATGCCGGGCGTGCTGATCATCGAGGCCATGGCGCAGGCCGCCGGTCTGCTCGGTTTCAGCATGATGGGCGCCAAGGCGGCCGCCGATACCCTGTACCTGTATGTCGGCTCCGACAACCTGCGCTTCCGCTCGCCGGTGACCCCGGGTGACCAGTTGATCCTCGAGGCTCGGGTGCTGAGCAGCAAGCGCGGCCTGTGGAAATTCGAGTGCCAGGCCAGCGTCGATGGCAAGGCGGTCTGCTCGGGTGAAATCATCTGCGCGGAACAGAAGAAATGA
- a CDS encoding phosphatidate cytidylyltransferase, whose protein sequence is MLRQRIITALWLLPIALGGFFLLQGGWFALFIGLVVTLGAWEWAHLVGFDAPRQRVGYALGVAFLLLVLYQLPQLAGPVMALAILWWLAAIGLVLGYPGSQRLWCSRLARMTIGLLILVPAWQGLQLLKHWPQGNSLILAVMVLVWVADIGAYFSGKRFGRRKLAVQVSPGKSWEGLYGGLAGSLLVTLLVGLYRDWAARELMMALLGAALVVLISVVGDLTESMFKRQSGIKDSSNLLPGHGGVLDRIDSLTAAVPMFAVLLWLHGWGSL, encoded by the coding sequence ATGCTGAGACAGCGCATCATCACTGCCTTGTGGCTGCTGCCCATTGCCCTGGGCGGCTTCTTTCTGCTGCAGGGTGGCTGGTTTGCCCTGTTCATCGGTCTGGTCGTCACGCTCGGTGCCTGGGAGTGGGCGCATCTGGTCGGCTTCGATGCGCCGCGCCAGCGCGTCGGCTATGCCCTCGGCGTGGCGTTCCTGCTGCTGGTGCTCTATCAGCTGCCGCAGCTGGCAGGGCCGGTGATGGCCCTGGCGATCCTCTGGTGGCTGGCCGCCATCGGTCTGGTGCTCGGCTATCCGGGCAGCCAGCGCCTGTGGTGCAGTCGATTGGCGCGCATGACGATCGGCCTGCTGATCCTGGTGCCGGCCTGGCAGGGCCTGCAGCTGCTCAAGCACTGGCCGCAGGGCAACAGCCTGATCCTCGCGGTGATGGTGCTGGTCTGGGTGGCCGACATCGGTGCCTATTTCAGCGGCAAGCGCTTCGGGCGACGCAAGCTGGCCGTGCAGGTGAGCCCCGGCAAGAGCTGGGAAGGCCTCTACGGTGGTCTGGCCGGCAGCCTGCTGGTCACCCTGCTGGTCGGCCTGTACCGCGACTGGGCGGCGCGTGAGCTGATGATGGCGCTGCTCGGTGCGGCGCTGGTGGTGCTGATCTCGGTGGTCGGCGATCTGACCGAGAGCATGTTCAAGCGCCAGTCGGGGATCAAGGACAGCAGCAATCTGCTGCCCGGCCACGGCGGTGTGCTCGATCGCATCGACAGCCTGACCGCGGCAGTGCCGATGTTCGCCGTGCTGCTCTGGCTGCACGGCTGGGGTAGCCTGTGA
- the frr gene encoding ribosome recycling factor encodes MINEIKKDAQERMKKSVESLDHAFAKIRTGRAHPSILDGVMVSYYGVDTPLRQVANVVAEDSRTLALTVFDKSLIQAVEKAIMTSDLGLNPATAGTTIRVPMPALTEETRKGYTKQARAEAENARVAVRNIRRDALAQLKDLVKEKEISEDDERRAADEVQKLTDKYVGEIEKALEAKEADLMAV; translated from the coding sequence ATGATCAACGAGATCAAGAAAGACGCGCAGGAGCGCATGAAGAAGTCCGTGGAGTCGCTGGATCACGCCTTCGCCAAGATCCGCACTGGTCGCGCCCATCCGAGCATCCTGGACGGCGTCATGGTGTCCTACTACGGTGTCGACACCCCGCTGCGCCAGGTGGCCAACGTGGTGGCCGAGGATTCGCGCACCCTGGCGCTGACCGTGTTCGACAAGAGCCTGATCCAGGCCGTCGAGAAGGCCATCATGACCTCCGACCTGGGCCTCAACCCGGCCACCGCCGGCACCACCATCCGCGTGCCGATGCCGGCCCTGACCGAGGAAACCCGCAAGGGCTACACCAAGCAGGCGCGCGCCGAGGCCGAGAACGCTCGCGTGGCGGTACGCAATATCCGTCGCGATGCCCTGGCCCAGCTCAAGGATCTGGTCAAGGAGAAGGAAATCAGCGAGGACGACGAGCGTCGCGCCGCCGACGAGGTGCAGAAGCTGACCGACAAGTACGTCGGCGAGATCGAGAAGGCCCTCGAGGCCAAGGAAGCCGATCTGATGGCCGTCTGA
- the ispC gene encoding 1-deoxy-D-xylulose-5-phosphate reductoisomerase — MKQITVLGATGSIGLSTLDVIARHPHDYRVFALTGFSRLAELERLCLLHRPRYAVVPDDDAAVSLRASLGIAGLATEVLAGEAGLCEVAAHPEVDAVMAAIVGAAGLQPTLAAVQAGKRVLLANKEALVMSGALFMQAVQTHGAELLPIDSEHNAIFQCMPGDYARGLGQVGVRRILLTASGGPFRSWPLERIAEATPQQACAHPNWAMGRKISVDSASMMNKGLELIEACWLFDASPAQVEVVIHPQSVIHSLVDYVDGSVLAQLGNPDMRTPIAHALAWPRRIDSGVAPLDLFAIARLDFEAPDERRFPCLKLARQAAEAGGTAPALLNAANEVAVAAFLDERIRFDDIARMIDVVLNRIPVAAVRELDAVLQADAEAREVARDWLGRNGR, encoded by the coding sequence GTGAAGCAGATAACCGTTCTCGGGGCGACCGGATCCATCGGTCTCTCCACTCTCGATGTGATCGCCCGTCACCCGCACGACTACCGCGTGTTCGCCCTGACCGGCTTCAGCCGGCTGGCCGAACTCGAGCGTCTGTGCCTGCTGCATCGCCCGCGTTATGCGGTGGTGCCGGACGACGACGCGGCGGTCTCCCTGCGTGCCAGCCTGGGCATTGCCGGGCTGGCAACCGAGGTGCTGGCTGGCGAGGCCGGCCTCTGCGAAGTGGCCGCCCATCCGGAGGTGGATGCGGTGATGGCGGCCATCGTCGGTGCCGCCGGCCTGCAGCCGACCCTGGCGGCAGTGCAGGCGGGCAAGCGCGTGCTGCTGGCCAACAAGGAGGCGCTGGTGATGTCCGGCGCGCTGTTCATGCAGGCGGTGCAGACGCATGGCGCCGAACTGCTGCCGATCGACAGCGAGCACAATGCCATCTTCCAGTGCATGCCCGGCGACTATGCGCGAGGCCTCGGCCAGGTCGGCGTGCGCCGCATCCTGCTCACCGCCTCCGGTGGGCCGTTCCGCAGCTGGCCGCTGGAGCGCATCGCCGAGGCGACCCCGCAACAGGCCTGCGCGCATCCCAACTGGGCGATGGGGCGCAAGATCTCGGTCGATTCGGCGAGCATGATGAACAAGGGGCTGGAGCTGATCGAGGCCTGCTGGCTGTTCGATGCCTCTCCGGCCCAGGTCGAGGTGGTGATCCATCCGCAGAGCGTGATCCACTCGCTGGTCGATTATGTCGACGGCTCGGTGCTGGCCCAGCTGGGAAATCCGGACATGCGTACACCGATCGCCCATGCTTTGGCCTGGCCGCGACGCATCGACTCCGGGGTAGCACCGCTGGACCTGTTCGCCATCGCCCGCCTCGATTTCGAGGCGCCGGACGAGCGGCGCTTTCCCTGCCTCAAACTGGCGCGCCAGGCCGCCGAGGCGGGCGGTACGGCGCCGGCGCTGCTCAACGCGGCCAACGAGGTGGCGGTGGCTGCATTCCTTGACGAGCGCATCCGCTTCGATGACATTGCCCGAATGATCGATGTGGTGCTGAATCGCATTCCCGTGGCCGCTGTCCGGGAGCTGGACGCGGTACTGCAGGCCGACGCCGAGGCGCGGGAAGTCGCGCGGGACTGGCTGGGCCGTAACGGACGTTGA
- a CDS encoding OmpH family outer membrane protein: MRKLTQVVLMAAALLSMPAFAEMKVAVLNYQMALLESDAAKKYAVDAEKKFGPQLDRLKTLESDAKRIQERLMKEGEKLQTSERERLELEFKQKARDFQFQSKELNEAKAIADRDMLKQLKPKLDKAVEEVIKQGSYDLVLERGAVVDVKPQFDITKQVIERMNKLR, encoded by the coding sequence GTGCGCAAGTTGACTCAAGTTGTACTGATGGCCGCTGCTCTGCTGAGCATGCCTGCCTTCGCCGAGATGAAGGTGGCGGTCCTCAACTATCAGATGGCCCTGCTCGAGTCGGATGCGGCGAAGAAGTACGCTGTGGATGCCGAGAAGAAGTTCGGTCCCCAGCTTGACCGCCTGAAGACCCTGGAAAGCGACGCCAAGCGCATCCAGGAGCGCCTGATGAAGGAAGGCGAGAAGCTGCAGACCAGCGAGCGCGAGCGTCTCGAGCTGGAGTTCAAGCAGAAAGCGCGCGACTTCCAGTTCCAGTCCAAGGAACTGAACGAGGCCAAGGCCATCGCCGACCGCGACATGCTCAAGCAGCTCAAGCCGAAGCTGGACAAGGCGGTCGAGGAAGTGATCAAGCAGGGCAGCTATGACCTGGTGCTCGAGCGTGGCGCCGTGGTGGATGTCAAACCGCAGTTCGACATCACCAAGCAGGTCATCGAGCGCATGAACAAGCTGCGCTGA
- the lpxD gene encoding UDP-3-O-(3-hydroxymyristoyl)glucosamine N-acyltransferase → MSAPVYTLGELAARVGAELRGPADLPVSGLAALQDAGPQQLTFLANAQYRKHLATSRAAAVLLTPADAEGFAGVALVLANPYLAFAELSHLFDRKPLAAPGIHPSAIVAADAVVDPSAAVGPGVVIESGAVIGARVTLGAHCVIGARSVIGEDGWLAPRVTLYHDVRIGKRVVIQSGAVLGGEGFGFANDKGVWIKIAQIGGVTVGDDVEIGANTTIDRGALSDTVIGNGVKLDNQIMIAHNVQVGDHTAMAGCCGISGSTKIGKHCMIAGGVGMVGHIEVCDHVFVTGMTMVTRSITEPGAYSSGTAMQPAAEWKKSAARLRHLDDMAKRLQQLEKQLAAVTRSGDDSSDA, encoded by the coding sequence ATGAGTGCTCCCGTCTACACTTTGGGCGAGCTGGCCGCACGAGTCGGCGCCGAACTGCGCGGGCCCGCGGATCTGCCGGTCAGCGGCCTGGCGGCCCTGCAGGACGCCGGCCCGCAGCAACTGACCTTCCTGGCCAACGCCCAGTACCGCAAGCACCTCGCCACGAGTCGGGCCGCTGCCGTGCTGCTCACCCCCGCAGATGCCGAAGGCTTTGCCGGGGTGGCGCTGGTGCTGGCCAATCCCTACCTGGCCTTCGCCGAGCTGTCGCACCTGTTCGATCGCAAGCCGCTCGCCGCTCCCGGCATCCATCCGAGCGCCATCGTCGCCGCCGATGCCGTGGTCGACCCAAGCGCTGCGGTTGGTCCCGGTGTGGTGATCGAGTCCGGCGCCGTGATCGGCGCGCGGGTCACCCTCGGTGCCCACTGCGTGATCGGTGCGCGCAGCGTGATCGGCGAGGATGGCTGGCTGGCCCCGCGCGTCACCCTCTATCACGACGTGCGCATCGGCAAGCGAGTGGTGATCCAGTCCGGCGCCGTGCTCGGCGGCGAGGGCTTCGGCTTCGCCAACGACAAGGGTGTGTGGATCAAGATCGCCCAGATCGGCGGTGTCACCGTCGGCGACGACGTCGAGATCGGCGCCAATACCACCATCGATCGCGGCGCGTTGAGCGATACCGTGATCGGCAATGGCGTCAAGCTCGACAACCAGATCATGATCGCCCACAACGTGCAGGTCGGCGATCACACCGCCATGGCCGGCTGCTGCGGCATTTCCGGCAGCACCAAGATCGGCAAGCACTGCATGATCGCCGGCGGCGTCGGCATGGTCGGACACATAGAGGTGTGCGACCACGTGTTCGTCACCGGCATGACCATGGTCACCCGCTCGATCACCGAGCCGGGGGCCTATTCCTCGGGTACCGCCATGCAGCCGGCGGCCGAATGGAAGAAGAGCGCCGCACGACTGCGCCACCTCGACGACATGGCCAAGCGCCTGCAGCAGCTGGAAAAACAGCTGGCTGCCGTGACCCGGAGCGGGGATGACTCATCTGATGCCTGA
- the rseP gene encoding sigma E protease regulator RseP, translating into MNALYMIVGTLVALGVLVTFHEFGHFWVARRCGVKVLRFSVGFGAPLLRWHDRHGTEFVVAAVPLGGYVKMLDEREGDVPPAMLEQAFNRKSVRQRFAIVAAGPLANFLLAMLFFWVLAMLGGQQVRPVVGSVESGSLAEQAGVLPGAEVLAVDGEPTRGWSEVNLQLIGRLGESGSLRLRLLEPGSSVESERILALDAWLRGVEDPDPLAALGIRPWRPQIAPVLAHLDPQGPAQAAGLQLGDRLLSVEGLALDDWQQVVDVVRERPGQRVSFMVERDGAPFELSLALAARGEGQARSGYLGAGVTGGEWPAEMLREVSYGPLDAVGESLRRTWSMSLMTLDSIGKMLFGELSVKNLSGPITIAKVAGASAQSGVGDFLNFLAYLSISLGVLNLLPIPVLDGGHLLFYLVEWARGRPLSERVQALGVQIGISLVIGLMLLALFNDISRL; encoded by the coding sequence ATGAACGCGCTGTACATGATCGTCGGCACCCTGGTCGCCCTGGGCGTGCTGGTTACTTTTCACGAATTCGGCCACTTCTGGGTGGCCCGCCGTTGCGGCGTCAAGGTGTTGCGCTTTTCGGTGGGTTTCGGTGCACCGCTGCTGCGCTGGCACGACCGGCATGGCACCGAGTTCGTCGTCGCCGCGGTACCGCTCGGCGGCTACGTGAAGATGCTCGACGAGCGCGAGGGTGACGTTCCACCGGCCATGCTGGAGCAGGCCTTCAACCGCAAGAGCGTCCGCCAGCGCTTCGCCATAGTGGCGGCCGGCCCGCTCGCCAACTTCCTCCTCGCCATGCTGTTCTTCTGGGTCCTGGCCATGCTCGGTGGTCAGCAGGTCCGCCCGGTGGTCGGCAGCGTGGAGTCCGGTAGTCTCGCCGAGCAGGCCGGTGTGCTGCCCGGTGCTGAGGTGCTGGCCGTCGACGGCGAGCCGACCCGCGGCTGGAGCGAGGTCAACCTGCAACTGATCGGTCGCCTTGGCGAAAGCGGTAGCCTGCGTCTGCGCCTGCTCGAGCCGGGCTCGAGCGTGGAAAGCGAGCGTATTCTCGCGCTCGATGCCTGGTTGCGGGGTGTCGAGGACCCGGATCCGCTCGCTGCACTCGGCATTCGCCCGTGGCGGCCGCAGATCGCCCCGGTGCTTGCCCATCTGGATCCGCAGGGACCGGCCCAGGCAGCCGGGCTGCAGCTCGGCGACCGCCTGCTGAGTGTCGAGGGGCTGGCGCTGGACGACTGGCAGCAGGTGGTCGACGTCGTGCGCGAGCGTCCGGGGCAGCGGGTCAGCTTCATGGTCGAGCGCGACGGGGCGCCCTTCGAGCTCAGCCTGGCCCTGGCCGCGCGTGGCGAGGGTCAGGCGCGCAGCGGCTACCTCGGAGCCGGCGTCACGGGTGGCGAATGGCCAGCAGAAATGCTGCGCGAAGTGAGCTACGGGCCGCTGGATGCGGTGGGCGAGAGCCTGCGGCGCACCTGGTCGATGAGCCTGATGACCCTCGACTCGATCGGCAAGATGCTGTTCGGGGAGCTCTCGGTAAAAAACTTGAGCGGCCCGATAACGATTGCTAAAGTGGCGGGCGCTTCGGCCCAGTCCGGGGTGGGGGATTTCCTGAATTTCCTTGCCTATCTGAGCATTAGCCTGGGCGTGCTCAACCTGTTGCCGATCCCGGTTCTCGATGGCGGGCACCTGCTGTTCTATCTGGTCGAGTGGGCCCGTGGCCGGCCGCTGTCGGAGCGAGTGCAGGCGCTGGGGGTACAGATCGGCATCAGCCTGGTCATCGGTCTGATGCTGCTCGCGCTGTTCAATGACATCAGCCGGCTCTAA
- the lpxA gene encoding acyl-ACP--UDP-N-acetylglucosamine O-acyltransferase, whose amino-acid sequence MSLIDPRAIIDPSARLADNVEVGPWSIIGPNVEIGEGTVIGPHVIVKGPTVIGRHNRIYQFSSVGEDTPDLKYKGEPTRLVIGDHNVIREGVTIHRGTVQDRHETTIGNHNLLMAYVHVGHDSVIGDHCILVNNTALAGHVHVGDWAILSGFTLVHQFCRIGAHSFSGMGTAIGKDVPAFVTVFGSPAEARSMNFEGMRRRGFSDEVMQVLRRAYKVVYRKGLTVEEALAELAADEAQYPEVALFCESVRSSTRGITR is encoded by the coding sequence ATGAGTTTGATCGACCCTCGCGCCATCATCGATCCGAGTGCCAGGCTGGCCGACAATGTTGAAGTCGGCCCTTGGTCGATCATCGGGCCGAACGTGGAAATCGGCGAGGGTACCGTCATCGGCCCGCACGTGATCGTCAAGGGCCCGACGGTGATCGGCCGGCACAACCGCATCTACCAGTTCTCCTCGGTAGGTGAGGACACGCCCGATCTGAAGTACAAGGGCGAGCCGACCCGCCTGGTGATCGGTGACCACAACGTGATCCGCGAAGGGGTCACCATCCACCGCGGCACCGTGCAGGATCGTCACGAGACCACCATCGGCAACCACAACCTGCTGATGGCCTACGTGCATGTCGGTCACGACAGCGTGATCGGCGACCACTGCATCCTGGTCAACAACACCGCGCTGGCCGGCCACGTGCATGTCGGCGACTGGGCGATCCTTTCCGGTTTCACCCTGGTTCACCAGTTCTGCCGCATCGGCGCGCACAGCTTCTCCGGCATGGGCACGGCGATCGGCAAGGACGTGCCGGCCTTCGTCACCGTGTTCGGTAGCCCGGCCGAGGCGCGCAGCATGAACTTCGAGGGCATGCGCCGTCGTGGTTTCAGCGACGAGGTGATGCAGGTGCTGCGCCGCGCCTACAAGGTCGTCTACCGCAAGGGGCTGACCGTGGAGGAGGCGCTCGCCGAGCTCGCAGCCGATGAGGCGCAATACCCGGAAGTGGCGCTGTTCTGCGAATCGGTACGCAGCTCGACCCGCGGCATCACCCGCTGA
- the pyrH gene encoding UMP kinase, whose product MAQLSGRQARYKRILLKLSGEALMGSEDFGIDPKVLDRMALEIGQLVGIGVQVGLVIGGGNLFRGAALSAAGMDRVTGDHMGMLATVMNSLAMRDALERSSIPALVMSAISMVGVTDHYDRRKAMRHLNAGEVVIFSAGTGNPFFTTDSAACLRAIEIDADLVLKATKVDGVYTADPFKDPNAEKFERLTYDEVLDRKLGVMDLTAICLCRDHKMPLRVFNMNKPGALLNIVVGGAEGTLVEEG is encoded by the coding sequence ATGGCCCAACTCAGTGGTCGCCAAGCCCGCTACAAACGTATTCTGCTCAAGCTCAGCGGGGAAGCGCTGATGGGCAGCGAGGACTTCGGGATCGATCCCAAGGTGCTCGATCGCATGGCCCTGGAGATCGGCCAGCTGGTTGGGATCGGCGTCCAGGTGGGGTTGGTCATCGGCGGCGGCAACCTGTTCCGCGGCGCGGCGCTGAGCGCGGCGGGCATGGATCGGGTGACCGGCGACCACATGGGCATGCTGGCCACGGTGATGAACTCGCTGGCCATGCGCGACGCCCTGGAGCGCTCGAGCATTCCGGCGCTGGTGATGTCCGCCATCTCCATGGTCGGGGTCACCGACCACTATGACCGGCGCAAGGCGATGCGTCATCTGAACGCCGGCGAGGTGGTTATCTTCTCGGCGGGTACCGGCAATCCGTTCTTCACCACCGATTCCGCCGCCTGCCTGCGCGCCATCGAGATCGATGCCGACCTGGTGCTGAAGGCCACCAAGGTCGATGGCGTGTACACTGCCGATCCGTTCAAGGATCCCAATGCCGAAAAATTCGAGCGCCTGACCTATGACGAGGTGCTCGATCGCAAGCTGGGCGTGATGGATCTGACCGCCATCTGCCTGTGCCGCGATCACAAGATGCCGCTGCGGGTGTTCAACATGAACAAGCCCGGAGCCTTGCTTAACATTGTTGTCGGGGGCGCCGAAGGCACCCTGGTCGAGGAGGGTTGA
- the uppS gene encoding polyprenyl diphosphate synthase, which yields MDKTTQGASVPRHVAIIMDGNNRWAKKRFMPGVAGHKAGVDAVRAVIEVCAEEGVEVLTLFAFSSENWRRPEDEVGALMELFLMALRREVKKLVANGIRLRILGDRARFHPELQAAMAEAEAQTSGGERMLLQVAANYGGQWDITQAAQRLAREVAAGHLAVDEITPDLLQRCLATGEQPPVDLCIRTGGEQRISNFLLWQVAYAELYFSELLWPDFKHEALRAALIDFSRRQRRFGKTSEQIAAEQRKPTC from the coding sequence ATGGACAAGACAACGCAAGGCGCTTCCGTCCCGCGCCATGTTGCCATCATCATGGATGGCAACAACCGCTGGGCGAAGAAGCGGTTCATGCCCGGCGTCGCCGGCCACAAGGCCGGCGTCGACGCGGTGCGCGCGGTGATCGAGGTGTGTGCGGAAGAGGGGGTCGAGGTACTGACCCTGTTCGCCTTCTCCAGCGAGAACTGGCGGCGCCCGGAGGATGAAGTCGGCGCGCTGATGGAGCTGTTCCTCATGGCGTTGCGCCGCGAGGTGAAGAAGCTCGTCGCCAACGGTATCCGTCTGCGCATCCTGGGCGATCGCGCGCGCTTTCATCCCGAGCTGCAGGCGGCCATGGCGGAAGCCGAGGCGCAGACCTCCGGCGGAGAGCGCATGCTGCTGCAGGTGGCGGCCAACTATGGCGGCCAGTGGGACATCACCCAGGCCGCGCAGCGCCTGGCGCGCGAAGTCGCCGCCGGTCATCTGGCTGTCGACGAGATCACGCCCGATCTGCTGCAGCGTTGCCTGGCGACCGGCGAGCAGCCGCCGGTCGATCTGTGCATCCGCACCGGTGGCGAGCAACGCATCAGCAACTTCCTGCTCTGGCAGGTCGCCTACGCCGAGCTGTATTTTTCCGAGCTGCTCTGGCCGGACTTCAAGCACGAGGCGCTGCGCGCCGCGCTGATCGACTTCTCCCGGCGTCAGCGCCGTTTCGGCAAGACCAGCGAGCAGATCGCTGCGGAACAACGGAAGCCCACATGCTGA